The following are from one region of the Bacillota bacterium genome:
- the fdhD gene encoding formate dehydrogenase accessory sulfurtransferase FdhD — protein sequence MIEACDGSGRVRRPDQVAVEYPLTVHLNDTELATLLCTPEHLEDLVVGFLHGEGLIVGLDDLAELGIAAAAGAAMVSLRRPISLADRLYARRVVATGCGQGGGDFYKALDALQIKPLSQPGDGGRHGRGLAKEAILTAARDLQTRSGLFRETGGVHTAVLCASTGAPLVGRDDIGRHNAVDKVVGSLLREPLAEAGDGPSFLMVTGRISSDIVLKAARAGLAVIASRSAPTSLAVDLAVRLNLALVGFVRGRRMNIYTSVERIG from the coding sequence ATGATCGAAGCTTGCGATGGGTCCGGGCGGGTCCGGCGGCCGGACCAAGTGGCCGTGGAGTATCCCCTGACCGTTCACCTGAATGATACGGAGCTGGCTACCCTTCTGTGCACTCCTGAGCACCTCGAGGATTTGGTGGTCGGGTTCCTGCACGGGGAGGGGCTCATCGTCGGCCTGGACGATCTCGCGGAACTCGGCATCGCCGCCGCCGCCGGCGCGGCCATGGTAAGCCTGCGGCGACCGATCTCGCTGGCGGACCGGCTGTACGCGCGGCGAGTCGTCGCCACGGGATGCGGTCAGGGTGGGGGCGACTTCTACAAAGCCCTCGATGCCCTCCAGATCAAACCTTTATCTCAACCGGGCGACGGCGGCCGGCACGGCCGCGGCTTGGCCAAAGAAGCCATCTTGACGGCGGCCCGCGACCTGCAGACTCGGTCGGGGCTGTTCCGCGAGACCGGCGGGGTGCACACAGCCGTCCTCTGTGCCTCCACCGGCGCCCCCCTTGTGGGCAGGGACGACATCGGCCGCCACAACGCCGTCGACAAGGTGGTCGGGAGCCTGCTTCGTGAGCCCTTAGCCGAAGCCGGGGATGGCCCGAGCTTCCTGATGGTCACCGGCCGTATCTCCTCGGATATCGTCCTGAAGGCCGCCCGTGCCGGCCTCGCCGTCATCGCCTCGCGTTCGGCCCCGACCTCGCTCGCCGTCGACCTGGCCGTCCGGTTGAACCTGGCCCTGGTCGGTTTCGT